In Bacillus thuringiensis, the DNA window AAATTCGTTGACAACTTTTTTGAAAAGCACTTTATTGACATGAGTTTTAGAATGTTGTTTCATAGTCATTGTATTGAAAAAAATCGACTGTCTTGTCGAAAAGTAAAATTTAAAAAAAGAAAGAATTTATACATATATCTTGTGTCTTATTTTGAAACGTAATACAATATATAGAGAAATCAAGAAACAACATACAGAGAGTATAGATTGGAGAGGGAGGGTCGGAAATGATAGTTGCATATGATTCTATGACAGGAAACGTGAAGCGTTTCATTCACAAATTAAATATGCCGGCCGTTCAAATTGGTGAAGATCTAGTAATAGATGAAGACTTTGTTTTAATTACGTATACAACAGGTTTTGGCAATGTACCAGAACGTGTTTTAGAATTTTTAGAGCGCAATAATGAAAAATTAAAAGGCGTATCTGCAAGCGGCAATCGTAACTGGGGAGACATGTTCGGTGCAAGTGCTGACAAAATTTCTGCTAAATATGAAGTGCCTATTGTATCAAAATTTGAGTTATCAGGAACAAATAACGATGTAGAATATTTTAAGGAAAGGGTGCGGGAGATTGCGACACATTGAACTGAATAATGAAATCACGCAAATGCAGGACGGTTTTTATCAGCTTCATAAAGATAAAGAGGCATTGGAAGTCTTTATGGAAGAAGCTAGAGAGAATACCGTTCCTTTTAATAGCGTGGCAGAGCGAATGGAGTATATGAAAGAACATGATTACTATTACAATGTTCTGGACGAGTATAGCTTGGAGGAAGTAGAAGAAGTATATAACATCGCTTATGGTGAAAACTTCGAGTTCCAATCTTATATGGCAGCATCTAAGTTCTACAAAGATTATGCGTTAAAAACAAATGATCAAAAACAATACTTAGAAAGCTATGAAGATCGTGTAGCAATTGTGTCATTATACTTAGGACGCGGTGATGTTGCGAAGGCAAAACAGTTCGCGAGCATGATTGTAAAACAAAACTACCAACCAGCGACACCAACCTTTTTAAATGCGGGAAGAAGCAGAAGAGGAGAAATGGTGTCTTGTTTCTTGTTAGAGATGGACGATAGCTTAAATTCAATCGGCTTTAACATTAATACTGCAATGCAATTATCAAAAATCGGCGGGGGAGTAGCTTTAAACTTATCTAAGCTACGCGCACGCGGTGAGCAAATTAAAGGTATCGACAACGCTGCAAGTGGTGTAGTACCTGTTATGAAATTACTTGAAGATTCGTTTTCATATGCGAATCAGCTTGGGCAACGAAAAGGTGCCGGCGCAGTATACTTAAACATTTTCCATTGGGATATTATTGAATTCCTTGATACAAAAAAAATAAATGCCGATGAGAAGAGCCGTATTCAGTCTCTATCGATCGGAATTATCGTTCCAAGTAAGTTCTTCGAGCTTGCTGAGAAAAACGAACCTTTCCATGTTTTCGCGCCTTATACAGTGTATAAAGAATACGGAAAGCATTTAGATGATATTGATATCGATGAAATGTACGATGAATTAATGAGCAATCCGAAAGTGAAGAAGAAGCCGCTAGATATTAGTGCACGTGATATGCTTATTAAAATTGCTATGATTCAGCTTGAGTCTGGTTACCCGTACTTAATGTTCAAATCAAATGCAAATAACCAACATCCACTGAAGGATATTGGAACTGTGAAGATGTCGAACTTGTGTTAAATATGTAGCACCTTCTAGTAGAAATGCTAGTCGAAAACTCCGTTAAACGGGGAAAGCCTCAAATTTGAGGTAACCTACCGTGCTAAATCTTATCTTAGAATGAAAATATAAAAGTTCAGAATGTATCTTATTATTTTGTATAGCAGAGTTATTGAACAACATAAAGTAATAAGAGACTTTCTGAAAAATCAAGATAAGTAAAAGCCTAACGACTATCCCTTATGGGAGTAGAGCGCAAGCGATTGGCGTTCGAAAAGCGGAGCACCTAATCAGGTAATGCTGTAGGTGATGATATAGTCTGTCCTGTATGGTGACATACAGCAGTTGCATGAGCAACGGACTGAGGAGTAGCGAACTCGGTTGAACATTAGAGACAGAAATCTTCCAGCTTCAAGAAACTTCTGAAATAAATGATTACGGTACAGATGACATTATCCGTCGTGATATTAACTGTAACTTAGGATCGTTAAATATCGTAAATGTAATGGAAAATAAAGAAATTCGTGAAGCAGTTCATGCGGGAATGGAAGCTTTAACAGCTGTTTCTGATATGACAATCATTCCGAATGCACCGACTGTGAAAAAAGCTAATGATGAGCTTCATTCAGTTGGACTTGGCGCAATGAACTTACATGGATATTTATCAAAAAACAAAATCGCATATGAAAGTGCAGAAGCGAAAGAGTTCGCTCGTACATTCTTTATGATGTTAAATTACTACTCTATTGAGAAAAGTATGGAAATCGCTAAAGAAAAAGGCGAAACATTTAAAGACTTCGATAAGTCAGATTATGCGAACGGCACATACTTTGAAAAGTATGAAACGACAGATTATAGCCCAGTAACTGAAAAAGTTCAGCAACTATTTGAAGGAATTCGTATTCCGACAAAAGAAGATTGGACAAGTTTAAAAGAGCAAGTACAGAAGAATGGTTTATACAACTCATATCGTCTCGCAATTGCTCCGACACAATCGATCAGTTACGTTCAAAATGCAACTTCAAGCGTAATGCCGATCGTAAGTCAAATTGAGTCAAGAACGTATGCGAATGCGACAACATATTATCCAATGCCGTATTTATCAAAAGATACGTTCTGGTACTATAAATCGTCTTACGATATGAATCAGTTTAAATTAATTGATTTAATCGCAGAAATTCAAGAACATATTGACCAAGGAATTAGTACAATTCTTTACGTTAACAGTGATATTTCAACACGTGAATTAGCACGTTACTACATCTATGCACATAAAAAAGGCTTAAAGAGTCTGTATTATACGAGAACACGTAAATTAAGCGTGGAAGAGTGCGTGGCTTGTACCGTTTAATATAAAAAGTGAGACAACATGAGCAGGGTTTTCTGAACCCTGCTCATGCTTAGTTATCAATTTTTCATGTTTATTTAGAGAAGGGGCGATTGAATGCGTGCGGTAAACTGGAATAAAAAAGAAGATGATTTTAGTTTAATGTTTTGGAAGCAAAACATCGCTCAGTTTTGGACAGAAGAAGAAATCGCGGTATCTTCTGACAAAAATACTTGGGCACAATTATCAAAAGAAGAGCAGGTTGCTTATAAGCGTGTATTAGGTGGGTTAACACTTTTAGATACGAAACAAGGTGGCGAAGGGATGCCACTTGTACTTGTTCATCTTGAAAATTTACAAGCGAAAAGTGTATTAGCTTTCATGGGAGCTATGGAAGAAGTACATGCGAAGAGTTACAGTCATATTTTCACAACGTTAGCTACTGAAGAAGAAATTGATGATATTTTTGAATGGGTAGACAATCATCCATTACTTGAGAAAAAAGCTGGTATTGTTACTAGTTACTATCGTCGTTTATTAAAGCCTGAAGTAACGAAAAAAGAGTTATACATGGCAATGGTAGCAAGTGTATTCTTAGAAAGTTACTTATTCTATAGTGGATTCTTCTACCCACTTTACTTAGCAGGTCAAGGTAAATTGACGGCAAGTGGTGAGATTATTAACCTAATAATTCGTGATGAGTCAATTCACGGCGTATTCGTCGGTATTTTAGCACAACAACTCTTCGCAGAACTTTCTGCAGAGGATCAACAAGAAGTGCAAAAAGAAACACAAGAGTTATTAATGGAACTATATGAAATTGAAATGGCATACACAGAAGAAATTTACACTTCTATCGGTCTTGTAGAGGATGTAAATCGTTTCGTTCGTTACAATGCGAATAAAGGGCTTATGAACTTAGGACTTGAGCCGAAGTTTGAAGAAGAAGAAATTAACCCGATCGTTTTAAATGGTTTACGTACAGATACGAAAAACCATGATTTCTTCTCGGTAAAAGGAAATGGTTACGTAAAAGCAACGAACGTTGAAAAGTTAGCTGACGATGATTTCGTGTTTAATTTTTAATATATTCTTATAAAGAAAAGCTGTCTTATCAATGAATAAGACAGCTTTTCTTTATGATTTTGTTTACATAACACTATTATTTTCATATAACGACTTTTGTTTAAAAGTTCTATTCAGTTAATGGATAGAACTTTTTTGTAATTAAATGGGTATTTACAAACTTTTTGTATCAGTGTATTATTTAACTAGTACACCGATACAAAAGGAGGGAAGAAATGAAAATAGAGTTTTCTCCAAATACACCAATTTACATTCAGGTAATGGAATACATAAAAAAAGAAATCGTAACAGGACATTTATTGCCTGGTGATAAAATTCCCTCCGTACGTGAATTAGCGAGTGAATTACAAGTGAATCCGAATACGATTCAGCGTACATTTCAAGAGCTAGAACGGGATGGAGTTGTTGTAACACGTAGAGGAATGGGACGATATGTAACGAATGAAGGGGAGAAAATTATGGAGCTGCGAAAAGAGATGGCGAAAGAATTACTTCATTCTTTTATAGATGGAATGGACAATTTAGGTTTTTCAGAAGAAGAAATTCTTACAATCCTTCGTTCTTCATTACATGAGAAGAGGGAGGAGAGCGAATGACAGAGCTATTAAAAATAGAAAACTTATGGAAGAGATACGGGTTAAAAGCAGTAATCCGTGAATTAAACATAGAGGTTACAGAAGGGAAAATCGTTGGGCTTGTTGGAGATAACGGGAGCGGGAAAACGACGTTATTGAAAATGATTGCCGGTCTGCAGCATCCTTCCGAAGGGAGTATTACAATCGCTGGTAAACAGGTCGGATTAGAAACGAAAGAAATTGTTTCCTTTATGTCGGATAAACCAGTATTTGATGATTGGATGATGGTAAAAGATTCTTTATTTTTCTATCGAGATTTTTATAAAGACTTCGACATTCAAAAAGCGGTAGATACGATTGCGGAATTTAAAATACCGTTAGAAGAAAGAATTACAGCTTTATCAAAAGGTATGGTTGAAAAGCTACAAATTATTTTAACCTTTTCAAGGAAAGCGAAGTTATACGTACTAGATGAACCACTAGGCGGAATTGATCTTGTTTCTAGAGAACACGTATTGAATCTCATTCTACAATTTTATCGAGAAGATTGTACGATACTAATCTCGACTCACTTAATAAATGAAGTTGAAAATATTTTTGATGAAGTAATCTTTTTAAAAGATGGGGAAATTGTATTGTATGAAAATGTAGAAGAGTTACGTTTTCAGAGAGGAAAAGCTGTTACAGAGGTGTTTAAGGAGGTGTTTAGTAGATGAAGCCGAGCTTAATATATATGTACAATATAAATAAAAAGCAAATAATTATTTCTTTGTTATCATTTATATTCGTTGTCGCTGTAGCTTTCGTAAGTTTGGGGAATTATATTAAGCAAGAATCAGGAGAAGTAAGACAAACAATTATAGTTAGTTTCGTTATTCTAGTATATATAACCTTTTTAGCAATGATAGTTATTCAGTCGGTGTCTGCATTTGGAAAAATGACTGAAAGTACATTATTTCGGTTAACATCGATATCTGGCAAAAAGATTGTTTTAGCAATATTGTTATACGCTGTAATTTATTTACTTATTTTCGAATTAATAGGTTCTATTTTTTTATATGGTATTTCTATGAAAATAATAAAAGGTACAGAGCTCTATGAAGTATTATTTACTCAAAGTGTATTCAATCCACTAAAGCATCTCTTTAGTACTATGTTATATGTATTTAATTTATCTAGCATATTGCTAGTATTACTTTTTTCAGTAGCAAGCGTTAAAGTGTTTTCTTTGAAAAAGAAGAAGTTAAAATATCCAATTGTATTTTTCTTGTTTTTACTAGTAACAAAATTATTAGGTACTATATATGAAATGCTAGGAGGACTTGCACCTACATCTGCTTTTATTACAAAGTTAGTGTATATAGATGAATCATCAGAAGCAAATGTATTTCTCTATCCAGAAAAACTTATGAATTTATATAGTATTGCTTTTTCAATCGGTATATTTGTTTTACTTGTTCATATAACAGGTCGCATAATCGATAAAAAACTAGAAGTCTAAAGGAGGAATCAGCATTGGGAAACGTAGTAGTAAAATTAGAAAATGTTCGAAAAAAGATTGGTGGAACGGAAATTATTCGTGGTTTATCATTTGAAGTTCGTGAAGGGGAAGTGTACGGGTTTCTTGGACCGAACGGTAGCGGTAAGACGACGACGATCCGCATGATGACAGGTCTTATTTCAATGACAGAAGGCGATATTACAATTTGTGGTCATAGTATTCGCTCGGAGCGTGAAAAGGCACTAGAGCAAATTGGAGCGATTGTAGAAAATCCTGAACTATATGATTATATGACAGGAATGCAAAACTTAAAGCATTTTGCGAACATGGCAATTACACCAATTAGTAAAGAGCGCATTGCTGAAATTGTAAAACTTGTTGAATTAGAGCATGCGATTCATAAAAAGGTGAAAACATATTCACTTGGTATGAAACAACGTTTAGGAATTGCACAGGCATTACTTCATCAGCCGAAAATTTTAATTTTAGATGAACCGACAAATGGATTAGACCCAGCTGGTATTCGCCAAATTCGTGATTATTTACAACGTTTAGCGAAAGAAGAGAATATTGCTGTAATCGTATCAAGTCACTTATTAAGTGAAATTGAACTCATGTGTGATCGCGTCGTTATTATTAAACAAGGTGAGTTTGTACAAGAGTACAACTTACATGAAGAAGCGAAACATGATGAGGCAGTAGGTGTAGCGTTTGAAGTAGATGAAATTCAGAAAGCAAATGAAATCATTAAAGGTAAGGCGCAAGGAAATATCATTGTAGTATCTATAACGAAAGAAGAAATTCCACAGCTTGTAAAAAGACTTGTAAATAACGATGTGCTTGTATACGGAGTTACTGTTCAAAATAAAACGTTAGAGGATGAGTTCTTAGCGATTACAGGGGGAGTGAAAGCGTAATGTTTAAATTAATTCAAAATGAATTTTTAAAGTTACATGCGAAAAAAGGTATGTACATTTTAATTGGTGTCATTGCAGTATTGGAGATTTTGGGAGTTTTAGCGATGCTGAAATGGGGAGACGGGAGTGAATTTAAAGGATCATATTTAGATTTTGCAAGTTCAGAGATTGGTTTAATTACTTTGTTTGCAACAATTTTTGGGATTACGATTGCTTCTCGTATGATTACTGATGAGTTCCAAAAAGGTACAATTAAGCAGTTATTAATCCGTCCAAGAAAACGAATTACAGTTTTATTCTCTAAATATATTACAGTGTTACTTACTATAGTAGGTATCATATTTGCTAGCACTTTAATTGCAATGATTATTGGCGGAATTGTAATGGATGGTAGTAAAACAGAATTAACGGTAGGAATCGTAATGAAATCTACTTTATATCAAGTACTTTCACCGTTCTTCTTTGCGACACTTGCATTTTTCTTAGCGAACGTATTTAGAAAGTCTGTATTACCATTAATTATTACGATGTTCCTCTTCTTCTTACAAGGACCAATTAATATGGTACTGATGATGTTTGCAAAAGGTGTAGCGAAATTTGTAGTGTTTTTCCATTTGAATTTAAGTGTGTACGATAGTAATAAACTAGTAAGTGGTGGAACGGAACCAACATTTACAGAGTTTACATTTACAACTTCATTATTACTTGTAGCTGCATACTTTGTTGTATTACTTGTAGCATCAAGTGCATTATTCCAAAAACGTGACGTATTATAATAAAAGAAATCCCCGCTTGTAAAAACGGGGATTTTTATTACATAGCTTTCTCATAGATTTCAATTGAAAGAAAAGAATGATTACTATATATGTTGTTCAAAAATGATTGAGACAAACAGGAAGAATTTCAACTATATTCATATTATAATTTAGTTATCACACCATTTATTTTACTATCTTTGGGGGTGTTCTATATGCACTATGCATTTTCACGTATAAGACTACGTAGTTTTTTTGGATGGATGATTATAGGGTTGTTCCTTACGATGATCCCATTAGATCTAGCAAATGTTTCTGAGAATACGATGGAAGTTATTTCACAAATAACTTTATTTTTTGTATTTCCGTTATTTTGGTTATACGTAAAAACAAATAAAAACAATGTTGTATTTAACAGTTTTTTTGATAAGCCAGGACGTTTACCGTGGGGATTAATTGTATTAGCAACGATAATGGGAATGATTTTTTCTGTCGGTATATCTCATATTCAATTTTACATATTAGCACATACGTTACCGAATTTCTTAATTACTATGTTAGAAGACGGAAACGTTATTAATACAAGTAACATATATATGACGATATTTACTTTCATTTCAGCATGTGTATTAGCACCTATTATGGAAGAGGTTATTTTTAGGGGATTCTTTTTACAGCGAATGGCTTATAAATGGGGAATTAAAAAAGCTATAATCATATCTTCACTTATTTTTGGTTTAGGACATTTTGATGTTATTGGTGCATTTATGTTTGGTGTTGTTATGTGTCTTTTATACATAAAGACGAAAAATATATGGACGAATATCGCTGTACATGCTCTAAATAATTTAATTGCAACAAGTATGCAATTTGTAGGTGGAGAAGAGAGCGGTGCAATTTCAATTCCTGAATTACAAGCACAAAGTAATTTATGGATCGGTATTGGTCTTACAGTTGTTGGGTTACTTTGGTTAATTCCTTACGTTTGGAAACAATGGCGTACAGTAAAAGAAGTGGGTGTGCCACCAGTGCGCTTCATAAATGAGGAAAAAGTAGTGAGTGCATCACAAGAAAATGAAGTGTATAGTCAAGTGATCGTAACAGATAGATTGATGGCCGTAGAACTACCAGATGAGGCTGTAAATAAGCTTCGGTTAGAAGAAAATGATTATGTAACAGTATCTGTAGAAGAAGATAAAATTGTTATAAAGAAAGCGCATGATAGATAATTAAAAAGTAGCTCTTAGGAGCTACTTTTTAATTTGTAATAATTTCTACACGAAAATTATTACCGTTCTTTACATATTTAATATCTGTAACAGTGCGGACTGTTTTTAAAATTTCCACTTTTTCACCAATTCGAGGGATAGTCGGAACATTGTCCCAAATGCCAAGCAAGTCATCTAATTGTGCCGTTTTTTCATAAAACCAGATTTTCAATGTAAAGCCCCTTTCTCGAACTTTATGTATTTTAATACATAATATATTATTTTTATTCTTATTGTAAGGGGTTTTTTTTATTTTATGAATAAAAATAAATTAATCTTCTGGGAAGATGTGTTCAATATCAGGAGTAAGAGATACTTCTGATAATACGATATGAGAAACAGTCGTTGCATATGAGGAAACATCATTGATAAAATCTTCAAGTTCAACGAGTGAAGGAACAGAAATTTTTACAATGTAGCATAAGCTGCCTGTTACTCG includes these proteins:
- a CDS encoding ABC transporter ATP-binding protein; the encoded protein is MGNVVVKLENVRKKIGGTEIIRGLSFEVREGEVYGFLGPNGSGKTTTIRMMTGLISMTEGDITICGHSIRSEREKALEQIGAIVENPELYDYMTGMQNLKHFANMAITPISKERIAEIVKLVELEHAIHKKVKTYSLGMKQRLGIAQALLHQPKILILDEPTNGLDPAGIRQIRDYLQRLAKEENIAVIVSSHLLSEIELMCDRVVIIKQGEFVQEYNLHEEAKHDEAVGVAFEVDEIQKANEIIKGKAQGNIIVVSITKEEIPQLVKRLVNNDVLVYGVTVQNKTLEDEFLAITGGVKA
- the nrdI gene encoding class Ib ribonucleoside-diphosphate reductase assembly flavoprotein NrdI; translation: MIVAYDSMTGNVKRFIHKLNMPAVQIGEDLVIDEDFVLITYTTGFGNVPERVLEFLERNNEKLKGVSASGNRNWGDMFGASADKISAKYEVPIVSKFELSGTNNDVEYFKERVREIATH
- the nrdF gene encoding class 1b ribonucleoside-diphosphate reductase subunit beta, which gives rise to MRAVNWNKKEDDFSLMFWKQNIAQFWTEEEIAVSSDKNTWAQLSKEEQVAYKRVLGGLTLLDTKQGGEGMPLVLVHLENLQAKSVLAFMGAMEEVHAKSYSHIFTTLATEEEIDDIFEWVDNHPLLEKKAGIVTSYYRRLLKPEVTKKELYMAMVASVFLESYLFYSGFFYPLYLAGQGKLTASGEIINLIIRDESIHGVFVGILAQQLFAELSAEDQQEVQKETQELLMELYEIEMAYTEEIYTSIGLVEDVNRFVRYNANKGLMNLGLEPKFEEEEINPIVLNGLRTDTKNHDFFSVKGNGYVKATNVEKLADDDFVFNF
- a CDS encoding ribonucleotide reductase, giving the protein MFQLQETSEINDYGTDDIIRRDINCNLGSLNIVNVMENKEIREAVHAGMEALTAVSDMTIIPNAPTVKKANDELHSVGLGAMNLHGYLSKNKIAYESAEAKEFARTFFMMLNYYSIEKSMEIAKEKGETFKDFDKSDYANGTYFEKYETTDYSPVTEKVQQLFEGIRIPTKEDWTSLKEQVQKNGLYNSYRLAIAPTQSISYVQNATSSVMPIVSQIESRTYANATTYYPMPYLSKDTFWYYKSSYDMNQFKLIDLIAEIQEHIDQGISTILYVNSDISTRELARYYIYAHKKGLKSLYYTRTRKLSVEECVACTV
- a CDS encoding ABC transporter permease; its protein translation is MKPSLIYMYNINKKQIIISLLSFIFVVAVAFVSLGNYIKQESGEVRQTIIVSFVILVYITFLAMIVIQSVSAFGKMTESTLFRLTSISGKKIVLAILLYAVIYLLIFELIGSIFLYGISMKIIKGTELYEVLFTQSVFNPLKHLFSTMLYVFNLSSILLVLLFSVASVKVFSLKKKKLKYPIVFFLFLLVTKLLGTIYEMLGGLAPTSAFITKLVYIDESSEANVFLYPEKLMNLYSIAFSIGIFVLLVHITGRIIDKKLEV
- a CDS encoding GntR family transcriptional regulator, with the translated sequence MKIEFSPNTPIYIQVMEYIKKEIVTGHLLPGDKIPSVRELASELQVNPNTIQRTFQELERDGVVVTRRGMGRYVTNEGEKIMELRKEMAKELLHSFIDGMDNLGFSEEEILTILRSSLHEKREESE
- a CDS encoding DUF3913 family protein; its protein translation is MKIWFYEKTAQLDDLLGIWDNVPTIPRIGEKVEILKTVRTVTDIKYVKNGNNFRVEIITN
- a CDS encoding ABC transporter ATP-binding protein, giving the protein MTELLKIENLWKRYGLKAVIRELNIEVTEGKIVGLVGDNGSGKTTLLKMIAGLQHPSEGSITIAGKQVGLETKEIVSFMSDKPVFDDWMMVKDSLFFYRDFYKDFDIQKAVDTIAEFKIPLEERITALSKGMVEKLQIILTFSRKAKLYVLDEPLGGIDLVSREHVLNLILQFYREDCTILISTHLINEVENIFDEVIFLKDGEIVLYENVEELRFQRGKAVTEVFKEVFSR
- a CDS encoding CPBP family intramembrane glutamic endopeptidase codes for the protein MHYAFSRIRLRSFFGWMIIGLFLTMIPLDLANVSENTMEVISQITLFFVFPLFWLYVKTNKNNVVFNSFFDKPGRLPWGLIVLATIMGMIFSVGISHIQFYILAHTLPNFLITMLEDGNVINTSNIYMTIFTFISACVLAPIMEEVIFRGFFLQRMAYKWGIKKAIIISSLIFGLGHFDVIGAFMFGVVMCLLYIKTKNIWTNIAVHALNNLIATSMQFVGGEESGAISIPELQAQSNLWIGIGLTVVGLLWLIPYVWKQWRTVKEVGVPPVRFINEEKVVSASQENEVYSQVIVTDRLMAVELPDEAVNKLRLEENDYVTVSVEEDKIVIKKAHDR
- a CDS encoding ABC transporter permease produces the protein MFKLIQNEFLKLHAKKGMYILIGVIAVLEILGVLAMLKWGDGSEFKGSYLDFASSEIGLITLFATIFGITIASRMITDEFQKGTIKQLLIRPRKRITVLFSKYITVLLTIVGIIFASTLIAMIIGGIVMDGSKTELTVGIVMKSTLYQVLSPFFFATLAFFLANVFRKSVLPLIITMFLFFLQGPINMVLMMFAKGVAKFVVFFHLNLSVYDSNKLVSGGTEPTFTEFTFTTSLLLVAAYFVVLLVASSALFQKRDVL